The Bifidobacterium sp. WK012_4_13 genome contains the following window.
TACAGATAGCCTGCATACATATCCATTCCACTGGAGGATATGTTCACCACATTGCGGTCAGTATATCTGCTTGAAGTCATTTTGTGCATATAAACACATAATAGCTATGGCATCAGTGCAGAACAACAGGGATAATGATTACGGATTGATGCGCTCATATTCATGTTATTCGAAGGAGAATAATAATGTTCATCCCTGATTATCACGAGAATCCGCATATGCTTCATGTGGGAACAATGCCAAATCGTGCATATTTCATCCCTGCTTCAAGGCAGATGGACACGGTGGGAGAGAAAAGGGTCGACTCTGACCGCTTCACGCTTCTTGACGGGAGATGGCCTTTTCGATATTTCGCGAGCATATATGAACTGTCCGGCGAGATCGAAGCGGCACGGAGCAAGGGCGATCCTGCATTTTGCGACCCTCACTTTGATTGCGGCTCATTGGCGTCACTCGGCTTCAGCGACATCCCCGTGCCAAGCGTGTGGCAGAATCATGGATTCGACCGGCATCAATACACGAATTTCAACTACCCATTCCCCTTCGATCCGCCATACGTGCCATATGACGATCCATGCGGGGCGTATGTACGCCAGTTCGAGCATCATCGAAATGGCGCGGCCCCGAAGACATTCCTCAACTTCGAAGGCGTCGATTCCTGCATGTACGTCTGGCTCAATGGATCGTTTCTCGGCTACTCGCAGGTAAGTCATTCAACGACCGAATTCGACATATCCGAAAGCCTGATCGATGGGATGAACACGCTCGCCGTCGTCGTCCTGAAATGGTGCGACGGCAGCTACATGGAAGATCAGGACAAGTTCCGGACAAGTGGCATCTTCCGCGATGTCTACCTTCTCGATCGCCCTGAGAAGTCCATTCAGGACTACTTTACGAGAACCACGCTCAGCTGGAGCGAAGACAGGCCATCGGCATGCGTCTCGGCACGAATCTCAGCGGAATTCAACTATTTCGACGAACAGACGGCCCCCACTGAAATCAGACTCTTCGATGCGTCGGGCAGACTGGTCGCGAAGACCTTCGCAGAGGCAGTACAAGGCGATTCTGGCGAAACGTCCGACAGCACCTTCGAAACTCAGGCTCGCGCCTCACTGGTCATCTCCAACCCGCATCTATGGAATGCAGAGGACCCATATCTTTACACGATCGTGTATTCAACGCCCGATGAGACGATAACCGACCATATCGGCATTCGCGACATCACCGTCAAGGGCAACGTCGTTGCAGTGAACCACCGTCCGATCACCATTCATGGCGTGAACAGGCACGACAGCGATCCCATCACAGGCCCGGTCATCAGCGAGCGCCAGATCATGCTGGACCTGACACTGATGAAGGCCCACAATGTCAATGGCATTCGCACCAGCCACTATCCGAATGCTCCGCATTTCTATGATCTATACGATCGTCTTGGCTTCTATGTTGTCGCGGAAGCCGACAATGAAAGCCATGGCACCGGTTCAGTCATTGCGCGGGATTCGAACGGTCACACGAGCAGCGCCGGGTGGAACGTACAGAGCATTGCAAACAATCCGGAATATGTGGAGGCGACGGTCGACCGCACACGTCGCAGTGTCGAGCGCGACAAGAACCATCCAAGCATAATCATGTGGTCGATGGGCAATGAATGCGGATACGGCTGCACATTCGAAAGGGCGCTGTCTTGGACGAAGGCATTCGACGATACCCGACTCACTCACTTTGAAAGCGCTCGATACATAGAGGATGGCTCCAGCGCCGACTTCTCCGACCTGGATGTCTACAGCCGAATGTATCCGTCCCTGCACAGCATCGAACGGTATTTCTCAGACGAGGGCCCGGAAAAGGACGAAAGCAACGGCGATGATGGAAATGGCGGTGCCAAGCCATATGTCATGTGTGAATTCTGCCATGCAATGGGCAATGGCCCCGGCGATCTCGAGGACTACTTCTCGCTCATCCAGAAATATGACGGCTTGGTTGGCGGTTTCATCTGGGAATGGTGCGACCATGCGATTGCCGATGGCCTTCTGCCCAATGGCACACAGC
Protein-coding sequences here:
- a CDS encoding glycoside hydrolase family 2 TIM barrel-domain containing protein, with translation MFIPDYHENPHMLHVGTMPNRAYFIPASRQMDTVGEKRVDSDRFTLLDGRWPFRYFASIYELSGEIEAARSKGDPAFCDPHFDCGSLASLGFSDIPVPSVWQNHGFDRHQYTNFNYPFPFDPPYVPYDDPCGAYVRQFEHHRNGAAPKTFLNFEGVDSCMYVWLNGSFLGYSQVSHSTTEFDISESLIDGMNTLAVVVLKWCDGSYMEDQDKFRTSGIFRDVYLLDRPEKSIQDYFTRTTLSWSEDRPSACVSARISAEFNYFDEQTAPTEIRLFDASGRLVAKTFAEAVQGDSGETSDSTFETQARASLVISNPHLWNAEDPYLYTIVYSTPDETITDHIGIRDITVKGNVVAVNHRPITIHGVNRHDSDPITGPVISERQIMLDLTLMKAHNVNGIRTSHYPNAPHFYDLYDRLGFYVVAEADNESHGTGSVIARDSNGHTSSAGWNVQSIANNPEYVEATVDRTRRSVERDKNHPSIIMWSMGNECGYGCTFERALSWTKAFDDTRLTHFESARYIEDGSSADFSDLDVYSRMYPSLHSIERYFSDEGPEKDESNGDDGNGGAKPYVMCEFCHAMGNGPGDLEDYFSLIQKYDGLVGGFIWEWCDHAIADGLLPNGTQRYRYGGDSGEYPNDGNFCMDGLVYPDRRPHTGLLEFKNVFRPARVSGFDNASRSLTLHNYMDFTSLDDYLRLSVQVMLDGRPVEEPKQVDARYLNIAPHGEGMIPIDDVSMPDQGKVTLLVRYSLSKPTDVRQEGQELGFDEVPVATGSSRNSSVAGLLDDSRLAAHRVDSTEDDRSITICGDDFTYVFDKHSGLFRSLNFKGTELLDRPMEVNIWRAPTDNDQNIRHEWHQSQYDRAYARTYAVRMEAVGSGNGPDPMNSIRITATMAVVAPIVQPIASIETVWVVRADGLVSADMKVDRDPAFPFLPRFGIRMFLPRQMDRVAYCGLGPNESYIDKHRSSYHGVFHGTTLTMYEPYIKPQENGNHHDCDWACVSDPTLAMVFLGAYAQGSSPARRSGFDFQALPYTQEELARSMHNDELVPSDSTVVCMDCLQSGLGSNSCGPELAEAYRLDAKHFDFTFSIKPSSVEDASSGLGDMDL